From the genome of Sporomusa sphaeroides DSM 2875:
CCCCTCATTGTATGCAAATAAGCTCTGAAACATATACTATATGAGAAGGGAGTGAGGGTGGTGAAGTTACTTTCGATCGGCCTGAACGGAACAACCGGAAATATTAGGGAAAAGCTGGAATGCGACTGTAAAACGCTGACCCAAGAAGGCTTCCGTGTAGTCATAGAAGAGCTTGATAAAGGCGGCTATACATTTCTTGGTTTAAATATCAGTGATGGCGAGTTATCATTTCGCAATTATGAGCGAATAAAGAATGTGCTGAAAAATAGTGTATCCCAGATACTCGCTGATTGGATCATTAGTAATGAAGAACATAAAATCATCAATAAGATGGTTACCAACAATTACTTTTATTTTAACCATGACGAACGGGCTGTAGTCGAATCAAATACCTTAAAAGCACTTGGTGTCTGTCCGGCAGTGCGTTATAAGCTAATATTGTCCCGTATTTTAGAATATCTGGATAATCACCATGTGCTGGTACTGGAGGGCTTCCTAAATTTTCGTCTCAAAGATTACCGCCTGCACCTGTCAGAGGTTATTGATAATGTTGTTGACGATTTTATGATGGAGCTTGAGTACAAGGAATTTATACGGGTTTTGCGCTATTTTGTCGATGTTCAGGAGCCGCGGGTAGAAGAGGCTCATCTGGTTATTAATAGCCCTGGCGTATTCCAAATTTATGACTCGCACGGTAAAATAATAAATAATCAATATGTAGAGAACTCGCTAATGCCGAATTGTAATACCGATGATGCTGATAATCTTAACTATGAAGATTTGGTAGTAAGCGCCTTAATAACTATTGCTCCACGTAATATCATGGTACATACCAGTGACCGGCTGAGCGACAAAGAGGTCCTGGAGACAATCAAGAGTGTGTTTGAAGGACGTGTCGTAGTGTGTGAGGGTTGCGAACTGTGTATTCCTGCCGGTAAATCTACCCATACGGAGTTGTAACCTTGACAATACCGCTCAACTCGTATATAATTCTTGATAATTAAATACTGCTGTTGAACAGTGATGCCGAGGATATGATTATGTTTTGAAGGGCGTCCAGAGAGAAGATGTCACAGGCTGAAAACATCTTTACGCATACCATGCATGATTACCACCTCTAAACTGCCTAGCCGAACTTAAGTAAGCTTTGCCGGGGTATTTCCCCGTTATCAAAATCTGAGATGGCGTTTTGCCAAAACAGGGTGGAACCACGGGTATAAAACTCTCGTCCCTACAGGGACTGGGAGTTTTTTTATTTTTGTTAGTAGGAGGCTGTCGAAAATGAACAAAATTAATATGACATTAAAAGACGGAGCAGTGCGTGAACTTAAGCAGGGAATAACACTGGCAGAGGCTGCTGCCTCAATTAGCCGCAACCTGGCGAAAGCTGCACTGGTTGCTAAAGTAGATGGACAAGTGACCGATTTGTCTGCTGAATTGGAACAAGATGCAGCTGTCGAATTTTTTACATTTGAAGATGCGGAAGGTAAAGATGCTTTACGTCATACCTCTTCCCACATTTTGGCTCAGGCTGTTAAACGCCTGTATCCTGATGCTAAATTAGGGATTGGTCCGGCTATTGCCAATGGCTTTTACTATGACTTTGATACTGCCCATACATTCACGCCTGAGGATTTAGAAAAAATTCAGGCAGAAATGGAAAAAATCGTTAAGGCAAACTTACCGCTTGAGCGCATGACACTCAGTCGTGAGGAAGCCATTAAGCTGTTTGGCGAACAAGGGGAAAGCTACAAACAAGAGCTGATTCGTGATCTGCCGGAAGATGTGGAAATATCTATCTATAAGCAAGGCGAATTTATAGATTTATGTGCCGGGCCGCATGTTCAGTCTACCGGACGCGTTAAGGCAATTAAGCTGCAAAGTATTGCCGGCGCCTACTGGCGCGGGGACGAAAAAAGGAAAATGCTGCAGCGTATTTATGGTACTTCCTTTGAAAAGAAGGCAGATTTGGATGCCTATATAACCATGATGGAGGAAGCCGCCAAACGGGATCACCGCAAGCTTGGCCGTGAACTTGATCTATTCAGCATCCAGGAAGAAGGTCCGGGTTTTCCTTTCTTTCATCCCAAAGGAATGGTTATCCGTAATGAACTGGAAGCTTTCTGGCGCAAGCTGCATATTAAGTATGGCTATCAAGAAATCAAAACTCCGATTATCCTGCACCAAAAACTATGGCAGCAATCAGGGCACTGGGATCACTATCGTCAGAACATGTATTTCACCGAAATTGACGAAGAAGGTTATGCGGTAAAACCGATGAACTGTCCTGGCGGTATCTTGGTATACCGTACTCAGCACCACAGCTATCGTGATTTTCCCCTGCGCACCTGCGAGTTGGGACTTGTTCACAGGCATGAAATTTCCGGAGCGCTGCACGGACTTATGCGCGTACGCAGCTTTACGCAGGATGATTCTCATATCTTCATGCTGCCTTCCCAGATTAAGAACGAAATTAAGAAGGTCATCGAACTCTTTAATACCGTATACAGTGTCTTTGGCTTATCCTATCATGCTGAACTGAGTACTAAACCGGAAAAGGCCATGGGGTCTGATGAAATCTGGGAAACAGCAACAACTGCGCTGAAAGAGGCGATGGAAGAGCTGAACATGCCTTTCAAAATTAATCCAGGGGATGGCGCTTTTTATGGTCCGAAAATTGATTTTCACTTAAAAGATTCCATCGGACGTACCTGGCAATGCGGCACCATTCAGCTTGACATGCTGATGCCGGAAAAATTTGATCTTACCTATATTGGCGAAGATGGTCAAAAACACCGCCCGGTAATGATCCATCGCGTTGCCTATGGCAGCATAGAGCGCTTTATCGGTATTTTGATTGAGCATTATGCCGGCGCTTTTCCGATGTGGCTTGCTCCAGTGCAGGCTAAGATTCTGCCGATTAGTGAGCGTCATGCCAATTATGCCCAAGAAATCGCCCAGGCGATGCGTGATCAGGATATTCGGGTAGAAGTAGATGATCGCAATGAAAAAATCGGCTATAAGATTCGTGAAGCTCAGTTGCAAAAAACACCTTATATGTTGGTTGTGGGCGATAAAGAAGCCGAATCCCGTACTGTGTCTGTTCGTAAACGGGGAGAAGGCGATATTGGAGCAATGCCTGTTGAACAATTTATAACCACAGCCATTGCCGAAATTATTGCCAAGAGATGACAAGGAAAATCCATAAAGATTTGAAAAAAGCTTGACTTCCTTGCCGATAGGTGTTAACATTATCAGGTAATTGAATTTTGCATTAAGCAGAAGCCATCCGCTTCTCACCTTACGACGCCTGGGGGCAGTTAGTAAGGTAACAGTAGGCAATCATTTTGATATGCTATTACGCGGGTGGTTTATACCACCCGTTTTTTATTTTATTTGACAAATATCAGGAGGTGAGCGGCAATTAGCAAAGAAACTTTAAAGATCAATGAAGAAATTCGCGCCAGGGAAATTCGATTGGTCGGCAACGCCAATGAACAGTTAGGGATTATGTCGCTGAGAGACGCGTTACGTTTAGCAGCTGAGCAAAATCTTGACTTAGTCGAAGTAGCACCAACTGCCAAACCGCCAGTATGCCGGATTATGGATTTCGGTAAATTCAGGTATGAGCAGCAAAAACGCGACAAAGAAGTCAAAAAGAAGCAAAAGGTAATTACGCTTAAAGAGGTTAAACTCCGTCCGAATATTGAGGACCATGATTTTAATGTTAAGCTGAAAAATGCCCAGCGTTTCTTGGAAGATGGCGATAAAGTCAAGGTAACTATCATGTTCAGAGGTAGAGAACTTTCTCATCCCGAACTTGGTAAGCAAGTGCTTGTAAGAATGGCGACCTTGCTTAAGGATATGGCTAATATCGAACGTGAGGCTAAGCTCGAAGGTAAAAATATGATTATGATTGTAGCTCCTAAGCCCAACACTACGCAATCCAGCACATAAATAGAAAGGGGATATCCAATAATGCCAAAAATGAAAACCCGTAGAAGTGCCGCAAAACGCTTTAGAGTGACTGGCAGCGGTGAATTTAAACGCGCCAAAGCTTTCAAGAGCCATATTCTTGAGAAAAAATCTCCGGCCCGTAAACGCAACCTGCGTAAAGCCACTATGGTTAGCAAGTCTGATCATGAGCGCGTAGTAAAAATGCTTCCTTACGCATAGAATCAAACAATTTATTTATAAGTACATCAGGAGGTATGTGACATGCCAAGAGTTAAAAAAGGTGTTACTGCACATAGACGACATAAAAAGATTCTTAAATTAGCTAAAGGCTATCGCGGTTCCAAGAGCAAGCTGTTTAAAAAAGCAAATGAAACAGTGATGAAAGCTCTGTATTATGCCCGCCGCGACCGCCGCGCCAAAAAAGGTGATTTCCGTAAATTATGGATTACCCGGATTAATGCTGCCGCTCGTATTAACGGTATCTCCTACAGCCAGCTGATCAATGGACTGAAAAAAGCCGGGGTAGAAGTTAACCGTAAAATGTTAGCCGATATGGCAGTTAACGATATGCCTGCATTTGGTAAACTGGTAAGCACTGCAAAAGAACAACTGTAGATTTCAATCAAAACTTCCGGATAATTCCGGGAGTTTTTTATTTTATCCTGATAGAAAGTATAACTTTCGCCTGGATCAGGGCAACATCGGCTTCCACCCTTCGCTGAGGCTCGGCGCAAGCCGTGTTTTCTTTATGGATGTATAATATTTATAAATATAGGAATTACTATAGGCAATTCAATAAACGTTTAGCAATAAAATCCATAAATGGAGACTTGATTCAGATGGGTTTTGACCCCATCTGAATCTTAGTCGGAATTATCCAGGGACTTAGCCGCTCGCCTGTGCCCGTAAGGGGATAACTTCCAGCTTGCAGAAGCGGGAGTCTTAGAGCGGGTTAGTCATCGGATAAAAAGATTATGTAGTGTGAAAAATTTGATTTTTTTAAATTTTTATTATAATGGCAGGTTTTTTTAGGGTAGTGGCGAATAAAATGGATATAGGAGAATTCCAGTACAACTACATATTGGCGTAATAAAACAAAAAAGGAGGAGTTAGACTTGGCCCTGGTAACAATGAAAGAATTACTTCAGGATGCAAGAAAAAGAAAGTATGCTGTAGGCGGTTTTAACGTATTTAATTTTGAGACTTTAGGCGCGGTTATTGAGGTGGCAGAAGAACTAAAAACTCCCCTGGTGCTTGGCATTCCCGAGCGTTTGTTTAAATTTGTCGATGTTGATACACTGAGTGCTGCCATGAGCAGAGCTGCGCAGAAGGCTTCTGTGCCTGTTGCTCTCCATCTTGATCATGGTTATACTTATGAAGGAGTGATGAAAGCCATTCGCTGGGGCTTCACTTCTGTTATGTTTGATGGTTCAGCCCTGGCGTTTGAGGACAACTTAAAACGTACCAAAGAAATTACCCGCATAGCCCATTCTCTCGGTGTATCTGTCGAGGGTGAATTGGGCTATGTTGGTTGTTACGGCAATATTCACGATATACAAGAGGAAAATTTGGTTAAACCCGAACTGGCCCAGAGTTTTGTGGAAAAAACTAAAGTGGATGCTTTGGCAGTGGCTGTAGGGACTAACCACGGAGTATACCGCGGCGGTACTAAACTTAACTTCTCCCGTTTATCGGAACTCAACAATGCGGTAAACGTACCCTTGGTTATGCATGGTGGCTCAAAACTGACCAGAGAGGAATATCAAAGCTCAATTCAGTCAGGTATAACAAAAGTCAACATTGCCACCGATATGTCAATGGCTGCCGGCGAAACCTTAAGAAATGAACTTACTAAAAATCAGTCTGCCAATTACATTCAACTCATGTCAACAGTAAAAAAAGGTGTAAAAGATTCAGTCCGCCGGTATATGCTATCCTTTGACTGCATCTCAAAGGCAATATAGCAAAAAAAACAATTATTTAATACCCCCGGTATTGGAAATCCGGGGGTATTTTCATGCCTGCTGCAAATTAGTTTATGCCAAATCTTGTTTACTTTTCTTGTTTTGGGTATAATCTTTAAGTATAGCTGAATGCAGAGGTGGAAATTTTGGCGCATAAAATCGCTAATTTGCTTAATATCGCAGAGTGGAAACTTACTCCCTATCAGGTATTGGTGTTGAGTTTCGCCGGACTGATACTTGTAGGAACTTTGCTTTTGATGACACCCTTGGCTTCCGTCACCGGTGAAGGCCTGAGCTTTGTGGATGCTCTGTTTACCGCAACATCGGCTGTTTGCGTAACTGGTTTGACAGTGGTCAATATTGGTACATATTTTTCCCTGTTTGGACAACTTGTGTTAATTAGCCTGGTTCAGGTAGGCGGTCTGGGAATTATGGCTATGACTACCCTGATGGCAATACTGATAGGCAAAAGGATCAATCTGAAGGAACGGCTGTTGATGCAGGAGGCTTTGAATCAACTTACCGTAGCGGGTGTTGTACGTCTTACCCAGTATATTATCAAGGTGACTCTGCTCATTGAATTTATTGGCGGTACTTTTTTGGCTATTCGTTTATATTCCGATTTGGGACTTAAGGGGATTTACTTTGGCTACTGGCACGCAGTTTCTTCATTCTGTAATGCGGGATTTGACTTATTTGGCAGCATAACCGGTAATTTTTCCAGTGCCATAGGCTATGCAGAGGATATCGTCGTCAATCTTATTATAACCTTCCTTATTATCCTGGGCGGTATAGGTTTTACTGTTATTGCCGATGTTTGGACAAACCGGCGGTTCTCCAAGTTCTCACTGCATACCAAAGTAGTGTTGTTTACAACACTTGTACTCATTGTTTTAGGTGCGTTGGTAATTTTTCTGCTGGAATATGATAATCATGGAACTATGGCTAATTTATCATGGAATGGGAAAGTTATGGCCAGCTACTTCCAATCAGTAACTGCCCGTTCTGCCGGCTGGAATACGGTAGATATGAGCAATCTTACAGATGCCACTTTATTTTTTATGATAATCCTAATGTTTATTGGCGCTTCACCGGCCTCGACAGGTGGTGGGATTAAAACTTCGACAGCCTGTGTTTTGGTTGCGGCCACTTGGGCACTAATCCGGGGAAGAAGTGATGTCGAATTATTTGGGCGGCGAATTCCCTATGGGATTGTTTATAAGGCTCTTGCCGTTATGTTAATATCTGCACTGGCCGTGATTTTTGTAACCATGATGTTAACCATTACCGAAAATCAAGAGTTTATTAGGCTGCTGTTTGAAGTAATATCGGCCTTTAGCACCACCGGACTAACAACAGGAATTACAACAACCCTGACAACTTCGGGTAAGCTCTGGCTTGTTTTTACTATGTTTGCCGGACGTGTCGGCCCGGTCACGCTGGCGTTGGCTTTGGCATTAAAAGCCCGCAAAGGCAATTTACAATACCCTGAAGGTAAAGTTATCATAGGTTAAGAGAAGAGGGAGAGAATTGGCAGTAAAAAATAAGACCAAGCAATTTGCTGTTATCGGCTTAGGGCGTTTTGGCACAAGTGTTGCCAGGGCCTTATATCTGCTCGGGTATGAAGTGCTGGCAATTGACGCCGATGAAGAACAGGTGCAAAAGTTTAGTGAGGAAGTCACCCATGTTGTCCAGGCAGATACCACTGATGAAAACTCACTTAAAGCATTAGGTATCCGAAACTTTGATGTAGTTATTGTCGCCATTGGCGAGAATATGCAGGCTAATGTGTTTACCACTTTGCTGTTAAAAGATCTTGGCGTAAAACATATTGTGGCAAAAGCCCGCAATGAATTGCACGGAAAAATGCTGGAGAAAATTGGCGCAGACCGTGTTGTTTATCCTGAACGTGATATGGGGCAGCGGGTGGCCCATAACCTGGTGTCAACCAATGTACTGGAGTATATTGAGTTATCTCCTAATTTGAGTATTGTTGAAATCACTGCCCCCAAAGCCTTAGTGGGTCAAAGCCTGGCTGAAGCTGATCTCCGGGCAAAATATAAAGTTAATGTGGTAGCGATGAAGCGGGGCGAGCAGGTGACTGCACCGCCACAGCCTAATGAAAAAATTGCTAAAGGGGATATTCTGATTATTGTGGGAGAAAGCCAGGGGGTACAAAAGCTGGAGGAATTAGAATGAGTGAGTTTATTTCCAGTCCGGCAAACAGGCTGATTAAAGAAGTTGTTTCCCTTAAACAAAAAAAATACCGGGATAGCCTGGGCTTATTTATCGCGGAAGGCGTGCGCCTGATAGAAGAATGTGCTGTTGCCGGGTGGTCTGTCGCAACCTGCATTTATACGGAAGCGGCGGCTGCCAGAGACCGGACGCGCAGCCTGATTGAGAGGCTGGAAAAGTTAAATTGTCAGCTGGCAGTGGTTCCTGACAGCCTTTATAACAAGATTTCCGATACGGAACAACCTCAGGGAATTATGGTAATAGTAAAAAAACGTCAGGCTACCCTGGAAAGCATGGTGGCTGCCGGTGAAAACCCTCCCTTGGTTGTGGTACTTGACGGTATTCAGGACCCCGGCAATGTTGGAACCATTATCCGTACCGCAGATGCCGCCGGTTGTACCGGAGTAATTGCGCTTAAAGGCTCAGCCGATATCTATGCCGGTAAAACCGTGCGGGCCAGCATGGGATCGCTGTTTCATCTGCCGGTTGTTGAAGGGATAACTTCGTTAGAACTGATTACCTGGCTTCAGCGCTGCAGAGTTAGGCTGCTGGCAACCAGTTTGCAGCAATCAGAACTGTACTACCGGACCAGGCTTGCCTGTCCTGTGGCGATTGTTTTGGGAAATGAAGGTCAGGGTGTCAGTCCCGAATTACTGGAAGCCGCTGACAGTTGTGTGAATATACCGCTTATTGGCCAGGCCGAATCGCTCAATGTAGCAGTTGCTGCCGGTATAATCCTGTATGAAGCGGTAAGACAGCGGTCAACCTTGTAATTTTTACAAGGCTGTGATATAATACGGTTAGCAATAATGGAGATACTGATTACGGACAGAGAGGGTGTGGTCTTACGATGATGACCGCCGAATTTTTCTGGAGAATGTTTGAAGCTACCGGTTCCATTGCTGCGTATTTGTGGTATAAACGCTTACGGTTGCAATAAGTTAATAGTCATTTTATGTAAGTACAATGAGGAAGAGAGTATGTTAGTTATGTTTCTACAGGGAGGATGCTGCCAAAGATTGCGAGCAGCGCTGAAACAGCTGGCAGAAGTTCACTTCTGAGTATCTGGGCTGAAGGGATAGGCTATTCTGTGTAGGTCTGGCGTTTTTTCCGCGTTACAGGAAATCGAGTGTAATTAGGGTGGTACCGCGAAGTCAAGACTTTCGCCCCTTGGGGCTGGAAGTCTTTTTATTTTTATTTTTAGGAGGAACATATGGAACAAGAGCTTAATTCATTAAGAGAAACAGCTCTTAAGGAGCTGTCGGAAGTTACCGCAAAAGAGGCGCTTAATGACCTAAAAGTCAAATACCTTGGAAAAAAAGGATTACTCACAGGTATGCTGCGTGGTCTGGGCGCGTTGAGTCCGGAAGAACGGCCACGGGTGGGACAGGTCGTTAATGACATCAGAAATGAATTGGAAGCCATTATAGCCACTAAACTTGAGGCCACAAAACAAGCTGAACTGGCTCAGAAACTGGCGTCAGAGAGCATTGACGTTACTTTGCCGGGGCGGCACGCCGGTCTTGGGCACTTACACCCGTTAACGCTGACGTTGAATCGGATTAAAGATACTTTTATGCGCATGGGTTTTGAAGTTGCCGAAGGCCCGGAAGTGGAAAAGGATTACTATAACTTTGAGGCGCTCAATCTGCCTCAAGACCACCCGGCTCGCGATATGCAAGATTCCTTTTATATCACAAAAGAGTTTTTGCTCAGAACCCATACCTCACCTGTACAAGTACGGACAATGCAGGCGGCTGAGCCCAATCAACCCATCCGCATCATTGCTCCCGGTAAAGTATACCGGCGGGATTATGATGCCACTCATTCACCGATGTTCCAGCAGGTAGAAGGTTTAGTAGTGGACCAGGGGATTAGTTTTGCTGATTTAAAAGGTACCCTGGAACTTTTCTCCAAAGAAATTTTTGGTAACAGAGTTAATGTACGATTCCGCCCCAGCTTTTTTCCGTTTACCGAACCAAGTGCCGAAGTGGATATCTCCTGTGTCATGTGCGACGGTAAAGGCTGTCGTGTGTGTTCAGGCACAGGCTGGCTGGAAATTTTAGGTTCAGGCATGGTTCACCCGCGCGTTCTGGAGATGAGCAATTTTGATCCGGGTAAAGTGAGTGGTTTTGCCTTTGGTATGGGTGTAGAGCGTATTGCTATGCTTACCTATGGTATTGATGACCTCAGACTATTTTTTGATAATGATATACGCTTTTTACGTCAATTTTAAAGGCAGGTAAAGGAGGAAAGTTATGAGAGCGTCAATAAAATGGCTTCAAGATTATGTAGAAATTAAAGAAACACCGGAAAAACTGGCAGACATGCTGACTATGGCCGGTATTCCAGTCGAAGCTGTGGAACGATTAGGACAAAATATATCAGGTGTAGTTACCGGTAAAGTGCTGGAGATGCTTCCCCATCCTGATGCAGATAAATTATCGGTATGCAAAGTCGACATTGGTACCGAAGTGGTTACCATCGTGACCGGAGCTACCAACGTCCGGCAGGACCATATCGTTCCTGTAGCCACCGTTGGAGCTTCTTTGCCTAACGGGATGAGTATTCAACCGACAAAACTCCGGGGGCTGTTGTCTAACGGAATGTTATGCTCGACAGAAGAGCTTGCTATTGACAACAAACTGGTGTCCCCTGAGGCTAGAAACGGCATTTATATTCTGCCTGCAGACACGGAAATCGGTATAGATATTCGTACAGCCCTGGGGCTGGACGATGTCGTGCTTGAGTTTGAACTTACTGCTAACAGAGCCGACTGCTTCAGCATCATTGGCATTGCCCGGGAGATTGCCGTGCTTACCGGTGCTTCTTTGAAAAAGCCAATGCTTAATTTAAAAGAAGCAGGTACAGAAAAGGCTAACAATATGACCAGTATCCAGATAGAGGATTCCGATCTTTGTTCACGGTTTGCCGCAAGAATCTTAACCAATATTAAAGTAGGGCCATCACCTGCCTGGATGCAGCACAAAATTCAGGCTGCCGGTATGCGGCCGATTAACAATGTTGTTGATGTGACCAATTTTGTTATGCTGGAATTAGGTCAGCCGATGCATGCTTATGATTATAATCTGTTGGCGCGTCATAGCCTGATTGTCCGCAAACCCAACCCGGGTGAAAAACTGACTACCCTTGATGGAGTTAAGCGGGAACTTGCTCCTGACATGCTGGTGATTGCCGATGCCGTACAGGCTGTTGGCATCGCCGGGGTAATGGGCGGGCTGGCTACTGAGGTTACGGCCAATACCCAAAATGTTTTGCTGGAAGCCGCTTCGTTTAAAGGAGCAAGTATTCGCCGCACTTCCCGGGCCTTAGGACTTCGCTCGGAAGCATCCGGACGTTTTGAACGCGGTGTAGACACGGCTAATGTTATTAAGGCTCTTGACCGGGCTGCCACACTGCTTGAAGATATGGGAGCCTGCCAGGTGTGCCCGGGTATTGTTGATGCGTATCCTGAGATGCAGCTGCCTAAGCAAATTGTTTTTACTCCTAAGCAAATTAACAGCTATCTTGGTACCAATATACCGGCAAATGCAATGGTTGATATACTAAAACGTCTGGAGTTCGAGGTTGATGCCGGGCCGGAAAAAATTACAGTGACTGTGCCGACCTGGCGTGGGGATGTAACTTTGCCGGCCGATATTTGTGAGGAAATTGCCAGGATTTATGGCTATCACAATGTGCCGTCCACGACACCGGCAGGCAGTATGTTGCAAGGCAAACAGAATTATTCGCAGAACCTTGTCGACAAAGTGAAGGCCGTCCTGACAGGCAGTGGTTTTTCGGAAATTGTTTCCCTGAGCTTTTCTCATCCGGATACCTTTGATAAACTAAATATTCCTGCCGACAGCCGGCTGCGCCAGGCTATTGAGGTTTTAAACCCTATTACCGATGATTTCCCGATTTTGCGTACAACTTTGCTGGGCGGCGTAATGGATACCATTGTCCGCAATCTTTCCCGCAAGAATGAAGATTTGAAAATATATGAAGTCGGAGCCGTATACTGCCCGGAAACCCTGCCGCTTAGTGATCTGCCACAGGAACCGCTGATGCTGTGTGGAGCTATGCTTGGCAAACGCCAGGCGATGGCCTGGAATCAGGGAAGAGATAATGTCGATTTCTTTGATGCCAAAGGTGCTGTCGAAGCGATCCTGGAAGGACTGGCAATTGCCGGTTATTCTGTAGCAATAGGCCAAAATCCATCACTGCACCCTGGAAAAACTGCAGTCATTCAAAAAGATGGCGATGTTCTGGGAATGATTGGTGAAGTTCATCCGGCTGTTTTAGATGCTTACGCAATAACAAAAAAAGTCTATGTATTTGAATTGCATATTGCAGCATTGATCAAGCATGCCACAATAAAACCGGATTATCAGTCCTTGCCCAAGTTTCCGGCAATCACCCGCGACCTGGCTGTTGTTTTACCTGAACATATCCCCGCCTGTGAGGTAACAGCTGCCATTATCACAAACGGCGGTTCCTTGCTTACTGCTGTTCAATTGTTTGATGTTTATACCGGCCAACAAGTGACCAAAGGGTTCCGCAGCCTGGCATTTTCA
Proteins encoded in this window:
- the pheS gene encoding phenylalanine--tRNA ligase subunit alpha codes for the protein MEQELNSLRETALKELSEVTAKEALNDLKVKYLGKKGLLTGMLRGLGALSPEERPRVGQVVNDIRNELEAIIATKLEATKQAELAQKLASESIDVTLPGRHAGLGHLHPLTLTLNRIKDTFMRMGFEVAEGPEVEKDYYNFEALNLPQDHPARDMQDSFYITKEFLLRTHTSPVQVRTMQAAEPNQPIRIIAPGKVYRRDYDATHSPMFQQVEGLVVDQGISFADLKGTLELFSKEIFGNRVNVRFRPSFFPFTEPSAEVDISCVMCDGKGCRVCSGTGWLEILGSGMVHPRVLEMSNFDPGKVSGFAFGMGVERIAMLTYGIDDLRLFFDNDIRFLRQF
- the pheT gene encoding phenylalanine--tRNA ligase subunit beta, coding for MRASIKWLQDYVEIKETPEKLADMLTMAGIPVEAVERLGQNISGVVTGKVLEMLPHPDADKLSVCKVDIGTEVVTIVTGATNVRQDHIVPVATVGASLPNGMSIQPTKLRGLLSNGMLCSTEELAIDNKLVSPEARNGIYILPADTEIGIDIRTALGLDDVVLEFELTANRADCFSIIGIAREIAVLTGASLKKPMLNLKEAGTEKANNMTSIQIEDSDLCSRFAARILTNIKVGPSPAWMQHKIQAAGMRPINNVVDVTNFVMLELGQPMHAYDYNLLARHSLIVRKPNPGEKLTTLDGVKRELAPDMLVIADAVQAVGIAGVMGGLATEVTANTQNVLLEAASFKGASIRRTSRALGLRSEASGRFERGVDTANVIKALDRAATLLEDMGACQVCPGIVDAYPEMQLPKQIVFTPKQINSYLGTNIPANAMVDILKRLEFEVDAGPEKITVTVPTWRGDVTLPADICEEIARIYGYHNVPSTTPAGSMLQGKQNYSQNLVDKVKAVLTGSGFSEIVSLSFSHPDTFDKLNIPADSRLRQAIEVLNPITDDFPILRTTLLGGVMDTIVRNLSRKNEDLKIYEVGAVYCPETLPLSDLPQEPLMLCGAMLGKRQAMAWNQGRDNVDFFDAKGAVEAILEGLAIAGYSVAIGQNPSLHPGKTAVIQKDGDVLGMIGEVHPAVLDAYAITKKVYVFELHIAALIKHATIKPDYQSLPKFPAITRDLAVVLPEHIPACEVTAAIITNGGSLLTAVQLFDVYTGQQVTKGFRSLAFSLTFQANDRTLTDIEIDEYYKNIVAALESTFAAKLRE